A single Pseudomonas sp. MM223 DNA region contains:
- the phnD gene encoding Phosphate-import protein PhnD (*Name phnD) — protein sequence MRVLKTLAWLMAASMPVNVALADCTPHSLRLAVIPIKSAIDMAREHQPLLQRLSQAAGVPVELVIATSYEGVVDAIVSGGADIARLGPASYVLAHRRDPRIEPFATFTLSAGPYTPAGNHYQALLLTRGDNPDDIAALRGRRVALTDPASTSGSLVPSVEFAARVGMPLAQFFGALVYAGNHDKALEALLEGRVDAAFVASERTDAYLAQHAIAPTRLKVQWRSQPIYYDPYVFSASLCPALKSRIRKAMLDDPQALAAFVASQDASGLVPVSQADYEPLQQMMNAALPH from the coding sequence ATGCGTGTACTGAAGACACTGGCATGGCTGATGGCCGCCAGCATGCCCGTCAACGTCGCACTGGCCGATTGCACGCCACATAGCTTGCGCCTGGCGGTGATCCCGATCAAAAGCGCCATTGACATGGCCCGTGAACACCAACCGCTGCTGCAACGCCTGAGCCAGGCCGCCGGGGTACCGGTGGAGCTGGTGATTGCGACTTCTTACGAAGGCGTGGTGGACGCGATTGTTTCCGGTGGCGCGGACATCGCCCGCCTTGGCCCCGCCTCGTATGTACTCGCCCATCGTCGCGACCCACGTATCGAGCCGTTTGCCACCTTTACATTGAGTGCTGGCCCCTACACACCGGCAGGCAATCATTACCAGGCGCTGCTGCTGACCCGCGGCGACAACCCTGACGACATCGCAGCCCTGCGTGGCCGGCGCGTGGCCCTTACCGACCCTGCCAGCACGTCGGGCAGCCTGGTGCCCAGTGTCGAATTTGCCGCCCGGGTGGGCATGCCGCTGGCGCAGTTCTTTGGTGCGCTGGTGTATGCCGGCAACCACGACAAGGCGCTGGAGGCGTTGCTGGAGGGGCGGGTCGATGCCGCGTTCGTCGCCAGTGAGCGCACCGATGCCTACTTGGCCCAACATGCCATCGCGCCGACGCGGCTCAAGGTGCAGTGGCGCTCACAGCCGATCTACTACGACCCGTATGTGTTCAGTGCCAGCCTGTGCCCGGCGCTGAAAAGCCGTATTCGCAAAGCCATGCTCGATGACCCGCAGGCACTGGCGGCATTCGTTGCCTCACAGGATGCCAGCGGGCTGGTGCCGGTCAGCCAGGCTGACTATGAGCCACTGCAGCAGATGATGAATGCGGCGTTGCCCCACTGA
- the hcaR_1 gene encoding Hca operon transcriptional activator HcaR (*Name hcaR_1) produces MIETRLLRQFIAVAEELHFHKAAERLHMAQPPLSQAINRLEEKLGFSLLLRNKRGVRLTAAGAAFLDTAYRTLAELEQGIEYARNVSAGVSGKLTITAISIAYYDALLSSLRRFRETYPNVQLTIREMPSASQAKALLAGEADIGFMRRLPLPAGTLEARLLLDEQIVMALPASHPKAQQGEVDLREFADEDFVFTPQALGGGYHAQLVALCESAGFYPKVVQEAAQIHTLLGLVACGFGVALVPESFVGSTPRERVQFCPIRPVDKQPTPGIGLYMKWNAQNASPALANFIAMFENQGITGD; encoded by the coding sequence ATGATCGAAACACGTTTGCTCAGGCAGTTCATTGCCGTGGCCGAAGAATTGCACTTTCACAAAGCCGCCGAGCGCCTGCACATGGCGCAACCACCGCTGAGCCAGGCGATCAACCGCCTTGAAGAAAAGCTGGGCTTCAGCCTGCTGCTGCGTAACAAGCGCGGGGTGCGCTTGACCGCAGCGGGTGCGGCGTTTCTCGACACCGCCTACCGCACACTGGCTGAGCTGGAACAGGGCATCGAGTATGCCCGCAATGTGTCTGCGGGGGTCAGCGGCAAGCTGACCATCACGGCCATTTCCATCGCCTATTACGACGCGCTGCTCAGCAGCTTGCGCCGTTTTCGCGAGACGTACCCGAACGTGCAGTTGACCATCCGCGAGATGCCATCCGCCTCGCAGGCCAAGGCTTTACTGGCCGGTGAGGCAGACATCGGTTTCATGCGCAGGTTGCCGCTGCCGGCCGGCACCCTTGAAGCACGGCTGTTGCTTGATGAGCAGATCGTCATGGCCCTGCCCGCCAGCCACCCGAAGGCGCAACAGGGGGAAGTCGACCTGCGCGAGTTTGCCGATGAGGACTTCGTATTCACCCCACAGGCCTTGGGCGGTGGCTATCACGCACAGCTGGTGGCGCTGTGCGAATCGGCGGGTTTCTACCCCAAGGTGGTGCAGGAAGCGGCGCAAATCCATACCCTGCTTGGCCTGGTTGCCTGCGGTTTTGGCGTGGCCCTTGTGCCGGAGTCGTTCGTTGGCTCAACCCCGCGCGAACGCGTACAGTTCTGCCCGATTCGCCCGGTTGACAAGCAACCCACGCCTGGGATCGGCCTGTACATGAAATGGAACGCCCAGAACGCTTCGCCAGCGCTGGCCAACTTCATTGCCATGTTCGAAAACCAAGGGATCACTGGCGACTAG
- the xerC_5 gene encoding Tyrosine recombinase XerC (*Name xerC_5), translating into MQYPLIRFIVYPSPADTRPMTDIERYLRAATRDNTRRSYQAAIEHFETHWGGFLPATAESIARYLADHANQHAVSTLRQRLAALSQWHIAQGFPDPTKAPLVRQVLRGIRTLHPTPPKQAAPLLLQHLQTAVTCFEEEARQAREHHDLAALRRARRDSALLLLGFWRGFRGDELARLRIEHIQAEAGVGITLFLPRSKGDREALGVQHRTPALKALCPVTAYLQWLEVAGIAHGPVFRKLDRWGNLSDSALNSNSLVGLLRRMLERAGVPAALYTGHSLRRGFATWATANGWELKSLMSYVGWKDAKSALRYIDSAQRFGELAVLPASQAQLLIP; encoded by the coding sequence ATGCAATATCCCTTGATTCGGTTTATCGTGTACCCATCACCCGCCGACACCCGCCCCATGACCGATATCGAGCGCTACCTTCGCGCCGCCACCCGTGACAACACCCGGCGCAGCTACCAGGCTGCCATCGAACACTTTGAAACCCACTGGGGCGGATTTCTCCCGGCCACCGCCGAGAGTATTGCCCGCTACCTGGCCGACCACGCCAACCAGCATGCAGTCAGCACGCTACGCCAACGCCTGGCTGCGCTCAGCCAATGGCACATCGCCCAGGGCTTCCCCGACCCGACCAAGGCGCCGCTGGTACGCCAGGTACTACGCGGTATCCGCACCTTGCACCCGACGCCGCCGAAGCAAGCTGCCCCGCTGTTGCTACAGCACCTGCAAACTGCGGTGACCTGCTTCGAAGAAGAAGCCCGCCAGGCACGTGAACACCACGACCTGGCCGCCCTGCGCCGGGCTCGTCGCGACAGTGCGCTGCTGTTGCTGGGTTTCTGGCGTGGTTTTCGCGGTGATGAACTGGCACGCCTGCGCATCGAGCATATCCAGGCCGAAGCCGGTGTCGGCATCACGCTGTTCTTGCCGCGCAGCAAGGGCGACCGGGAAGCCCTGGGCGTGCAGCATCGCACCCCTGCCCTCAAGGCTTTGTGCCCCGTCACGGCCTACCTGCAATGGTTGGAGGTGGCCGGTATTGCCCATGGGCCGGTGTTCCGCAAGCTCGACCGCTGGGGCAACCTCAGTGACAGTGCGCTCAACAGCAATAGCCTGGTCGGCCTGCTGCGGCGCATGCTGGAACGTGCCGGGGTACCGGCGGCGCTGTATACCGGCCACTCGCTACGGCGTGGCTTCGCCACCTGGGCAACCGCCAATGGTTGGGAACTGAAGTCGCTGATGAGCTATGTGGGCTGGAAGGACGCCAAGTCGGCGTTGCGCTACATTGACTCGGCGCAGCGCTTTGGCGAATTGGCCGTGTTACCGGCCAGCCAGGCTCAACTGCTTATTCCTTGA
- the garK gene encoding Glycerate 2-kinase (*Name garK), with product MKIVIAPDSFKDSLDAAGVARAIAAGLGEAWPEAELVECPMADGGEGTMEAILAASHGELRRQTVRGPLGQRVEAGWGWLPQSRTAIIEMAQASGLQLVPTGQRDACRSSTWGTGELIAAALATGAQRVVLAIGGSATNDAGSGMLRALGLRLLDADGQALEEGGLALAKLARIDASDLDPRLAEVQFEVAADVDNPLCGANGASAIFGPQKGANPQQVQALDQALGHFADLCAQLLGEDVRDYPGCGAAGGMGFAARAFMGAQFRPGVEVVAELAGLDALVQGADLVVTGEGRFDAQTLRGKTPMGVARVAKRHGVPVVVLAGTLGEGYQQLYAHGVDAAFALASGPMSLEQACANAAQLLQARACDIGRLWRCAKQF from the coding sequence ATGAAGATCGTCATTGCCCCCGACTCGTTCAAGGACAGCCTCGACGCTGCCGGTGTCGCTCGCGCCATCGCCGCGGGCCTGGGCGAGGCGTGGCCAGAAGCGGAACTGGTCGAATGCCCGATGGCCGACGGCGGCGAAGGCACCATGGAGGCGATCCTTGCTGCCAGCCACGGCGAACTGCGCCGCCAGACCGTGCGCGGGCCGCTGGGGCAACGGGTAGAGGCGGGATGGGGCTGGTTGCCGCAAAGCCGTACCGCAATCATCGAAATGGCCCAGGCCAGTGGCCTGCAACTGGTGCCGACCGGCCAGCGCGACGCCTGCCGCAGCAGCACCTGGGGCACCGGCGAGCTGATCGCCGCCGCCTTGGCCACCGGCGCGCAGCGGGTGGTGCTGGCCATCGGCGGAAGCGCCACCAACGACGCTGGCAGCGGCATGTTGCGCGCACTTGGCCTGCGCCTGCTGGACGCTGACGGGCAAGCGCTGGAAGAGGGCGGCCTGGCACTGGCCAAGCTTGCCCGCATCGACGCCAGTGACCTCGACCCACGGCTTGCCGAAGTGCAATTCGAAGTGGCGGCCGACGTCGACAACCCGCTGTGCGGCGCCAATGGTGCTTCGGCGATCTTCGGCCCGCAGAAAGGTGCCAACCCTCAGCAGGTGCAGGCGCTGGACCAGGCGCTGGGGCATTTTGCCGATCTCTGTGCGCAGTTGCTGGGTGAGGATGTTCGCGACTACCCAGGTTGTGGCGCTGCCGGTGGCATGGGCTTCGCTGCCCGTGCATTCATGGGTGCACAGTTCCGCCCTGGGGTGGAGGTAGTGGCCGAGCTGGCCGGCCTCGATGCACTGGTGCAGGGGGCAGATCTGGTGGTGACGGGCGAAGGCCGTTTCGATGCCCAGACACTGCGCGGCAAGACACCAATGGGTGTGGCCCGGGTAGCCAAGCGTCATGGCGTGCCGGTGGTGGTGCTGGCCGGGACCTTGGGTGAGGGTTATCAGCAGCTGTATGCCCACGGGGTCGATGCTGCATTTGCGTTGGCCAGCGGCCCGATGAGCCTTGAGCAGGCGTGTGCCAATGCTGCGCAGCTGCTGCAGGCGCGGGCTTGTGACATAGGTCGCCTGTGGCGCTGCGCCAAGCAGTTTTGA
- the cdaR gene encoding Carbohydrate diacid regulator (*Name cdaR) — MFELDHDLAQDIVDRAMAILPCNVNVMDSQGLILGSGEPERINTRHEGAQLVLANGRIVELDTDAAKCLKGVQPGVNLPLMLDGRLMGVLGLTGDPQQVRTFGELVRMTAEMLLAQRHLQADQQWRRQRCDDLLALLLGGSGDSPRLLDEARQLGLKPQLPRVPCLFELASGPPAEALSAWLMSRYPDSWCVSPARQSLLWCRPASVALDEPRLLERLQRHGWDVERLALGSAAQSLEQLRRGYRRVRDLLAYGREVLPSERLLSLQRYRLPALLWRHRNDDALDELLEPLQRIRTRDNSGQLLTTLRAWCAHDGQSQACADALGIHRNSLRYRLERIAELGEVDPLRMEGMLSLYLGLQLLPAA, encoded by the coding sequence ATGTTCGAACTCGACCATGACCTGGCACAGGATATCGTTGACCGGGCAATGGCCATTCTGCCGTGCAACGTCAATGTCATGGACAGCCAGGGCTTGATCCTGGGCAGCGGCGAGCCAGAGCGCATCAATACCCGTCACGAGGGGGCGCAACTGGTTTTGGCCAACGGCCGGATCGTCGAACTGGATACTGACGCGGCCAAGTGCCTGAAGGGTGTGCAGCCCGGGGTGAACCTGCCACTGATGCTTGACGGCCGGTTGATGGGCGTACTGGGCCTGACCGGCGACCCGCAGCAGGTGCGCACCTTTGGCGAGCTGGTACGCATGACCGCCGAGATGCTGTTGGCCCAGCGCCATCTGCAGGCCGACCAGCAATGGCGGCGGCAGCGCTGTGATGATTTGCTGGCATTGTTGCTGGGCGGCAGCGGTGATTCACCCCGGCTGCTCGACGAAGCCCGGCAGTTGGGCCTGAAGCCTCAGCTACCGCGGGTACCCTGCCTGTTCGAACTGGCCTCGGGGCCACCCGCCGAGGCGTTGTCGGCATGGTTGATGAGCCGTTACCCGGACAGCTGGTGTGTCAGCCCGGCCCGTCAGTCATTGCTGTGGTGCCGGCCGGCCAGTGTGGCACTGGATGAGCCACGTCTGCTGGAGCGCCTGCAACGTCACGGCTGGGACGTGGAGCGGCTGGCCTTGGGCAGTGCCGCGCAGAGCCTGGAGCAGTTGCGCCGGGGTTACCGCCGGGTACGTGACTTGCTGGCCTACGGCCGCGAAGTACTGCCCTCCGAACGCTTGCTTAGCCTGCAGCGTTACCGGCTGCCGGCGCTGCTGTGGCGCCACCGCAACGATGACGCCCTGGATGAGCTGCTGGAGCCGCTGCAGCGCATTCGCACCAGGGACAACAGCGGCCAGTTGCTCACCACCCTGCGCGCCTGGTGCGCCCATGACGGCCAGAGCCAGGCCTGCGCCGATGCCTTGGGCATCCACCGCAACAGCCTGCGCTATCGCCTGGAGCGGATTGCCGAACTGGGCGAGGTCGACCCGCTGCGCATGGAAGGGATGCTCAGTTTGTATCTGGGGTTGCAGCTGTTGCCTGCGGCCTGA
- the hcaB gene encoding 3-phenylpropionate-dihydrodiol/cinnamic acid-dihydrodiol dehydrogenase (*Name hcaB) produces the protein MPVTNPFHNKVAVITGAAQGLGLAYAMALAERGARVVISDLGTDRSGQGQDASALEHALAAMRAKGLAVVGHAGQLENEDACKQLVELAIEHFGALDILIHNAGWVDYQRIEDHEAAFLQRALGINVQAPLWLAKHAWPHLKRSAAPRVVLTTSDRAMYQRYAQPGLVAYAAGKMAQVGIMNALSMEGQEHGILVNAISPVAKTRMWGISQPPEELKPEWVTPGVLYLASALCHDTGYILRASNGQFTATRFNENSGVSYPRDLGRVQAADLAEVAERWNRIKECNYVPVKVANTRADLGESLVWDERSGALYFVDISGGRINCLTPDGEVHSLYESAARIGALALTERGNLIFTEDDSVAIFDVPARKVRQHSASVHPRSTYRFNDGACDPQGRFVTGLMDEVFSGNTGALFRFDGQLNDQVIHDDMALPTGLAWSQDGHTVYFVDSAARAIYRAEYLVEGRLGAVTLFAETPAELGRPDGLALDREGGLWVCQYHGSCLLRYDRHGHLTDQVLMPVPCPTSCCFGGPGLNTLYISTARYDMNPEELHHYPDAGDLYAIRPETGGVARYSFKE, from the coding sequence ATGCCCGTTACAAACCCCTTTCACAACAAAGTTGCGGTCATCACCGGTGCCGCGCAGGGCCTTGGCCTGGCCTATGCCATGGCGTTGGCAGAACGTGGCGCGCGGGTCGTCATCAGTGATCTGGGCACCGACCGATCGGGGCAAGGGCAGGACGCCTCGGCGCTCGAACACGCACTGGCGGCCATGCGTGCCAAAGGCCTTGCTGTGGTTGGGCACGCCGGCCAATTGGAGAACGAGGACGCCTGCAAGCAACTGGTCGAGTTGGCTATCGAACATTTCGGTGCGCTGGATATCCTCATCCACAATGCCGGCTGGGTCGATTACCAGCGTATCGAGGACCATGAAGCGGCCTTCCTGCAACGCGCGCTGGGCATTAACGTGCAGGCGCCCCTGTGGCTGGCCAAGCATGCCTGGCCCCACCTCAAGCGCTCTGCAGCACCACGGGTAGTGCTGACCACCTCGGACCGCGCCATGTACCAGCGCTATGCGCAACCTGGCCTGGTGGCCTACGCCGCCGGCAAGATGGCCCAGGTCGGCATCATGAACGCCCTGAGCATGGAGGGCCAGGAGCATGGCATCCTGGTCAATGCCATTTCGCCGGTGGCCAAGACCCGCATGTGGGGCATCAGCCAACCGCCAGAAGAGCTGAAGCCCGAGTGGGTTACGCCCGGTGTGCTGTACCTCGCCAGTGCACTGTGCCATGACACCGGCTACATCTTGCGCGCCAGCAACGGCCAGTTCACTGCCACACGCTTCAACGAAAACAGCGGCGTCAGCTACCCCCGGGACCTGGGCCGTGTGCAGGCCGCCGACCTGGCCGAAGTGGCCGAACGCTGGAACCGCATCAAGGAATGCAACTACGTGCCAGTCAAAGTCGCCAACACGCGCGCGGACCTGGGTGAAAGCCTGGTCTGGGATGAGCGCAGCGGCGCATTGTACTTCGTCGATATTTCTGGCGGGCGCATCAACTGCCTGACACCCGATGGCGAGGTCCACAGCCTTTACGAGTCGGCCGCGCGCATTGGCGCCCTGGCGCTGACCGAACGGGGCAACCTGATTTTCACCGAGGATGACAGCGTGGCCATCTTCGACGTGCCCGCGCGCAAGGTGCGCCAGCATTCGGCATCGGTCCATCCGCGCTCGACCTACCGTTTCAATGACGGTGCCTGTGACCCACAAGGCCGCTTCGTTACCGGGTTGATGGACGAAGTCTTCAGCGGCAATACCGGGGCGCTGTTCCGCTTCGATGGGCAGTTGAACGACCAGGTGATCCACGACGACATGGCCTTGCCCACGGGCCTTGCCTGGTCGCAGGACGGCCATACAGTGTACTTCGTCGATTCTGCGGCGCGTGCCATCTACCGCGCCGAGTACCTTGTCGAAGGCCGGCTAGGCGCGGTCACGCTGTTTGCCGAAACCCCCGCTGAACTGGGGCGGCCGGATGGCCTGGCGCTGGACCGCGAAGGCGGGCTGTGGGTGTGCCAGTACCATGGCAGTTGCCTGCTGCGCTACGACCGCCACGGCCATCTGACCGACCAGGTCTTGATGCCGGTACCGTGCCCCACCAGTTGCTGTTTTGGCGGGCCGGGCTTGAACACCTTGTACATCAGCACCGCGCGTTACGACATGAACCCCGAAGAGCTGCACCATTACCCCGATGCGGGTGACCTGTATGCCATACGCCCGGAAACTGGCGGCGTGGCCCGGTACAGCTTCAAGGAATAA